The following coding sequences are from one Equus przewalskii isolate Varuska chromosome 23, EquPr2, whole genome shotgun sequence window:
- the NEK2 gene encoding serine/threonine-protein kinase Nek2 yields the protein MPTRAEDYEVLHTIGTGSYGRCQKIRRKSDGKILVWKELDYGSMTEAEKQMLVSEVNLLRELKHPNIVRYYDRIIDRTNTTLYIVMEYCEGGDLASVITKGTKERQYLDEEFVLRVMTQLTLALKECHRRSDGGHTVLHRDLKPANVFLDSKQNVKLGDFGLARILNHDTSFAKTFVGTPYYMSPEQMNRMSYNEKSDIWSLGCLLYELCALMPPFTAFNQKELAGKIREGKFRRIPYRYSDELNDIITRMLNLKDYHRPSVEEILENPLIADLVAEEEKRNPERRGRRLGEPDKLQESSPVRSELKLKEIQLQERERALKAREERLEQKERELCVRERLAEDKLARADSLLKNYSLLKEHKFLSLASRPELFDLPSSVIKKKVHFSGESKENMVRNENSESQLASKSKCRDLKKRLQAAQLRAQALSDLERHYQLKSRQVLGMR from the exons ATGCCGACGCGGGCAGAGGACTATGAGGTGCTGCACACCATCGGCACGGGCTCCTACGGCCGCTGCCAGAAGATCCGGAGGAAGAGCGACGGCAAG ATATTAGTTTGGAAAGAACTTGACTATGGCTCCATGACAGAAGCTGAGAAACAAATGCTTGTTTCTGAAGTGAATTTGCTCCGTGAACTGAAACATCCAAACATTGTCCGTTACTATGATCGAATTATTGACCGAACCAACACAACACTGTACATTGTAATGGAATATTGCGAAGGAGGGGACCTGGCTAGTGTAATTACAAAGGGAACCAAGGAAAG ACAATACTTAGATGAAGAGTTTGTTCTTCGAGTGATGACTCAGCTGACTCTGGCCCTAAAGGAATGTCACAGACGAAGTGACGGTGGTCATACTGTACTGCATCGGGACCTGAAACCAGCCAATGTTTTTCTGGATAGCAAGCAAAACGTTAAGCTTGGAGACTTTGGGCTAGCTAGAATATTAAACCATGATACAAGTTTTGCAAAGACATTTGTTGGCACCCCTTATTACATGTCTCCT gAACAAATGAATCGCATGTCATACAATGAGAAATCGGATATCTGGTCACTAGGTTGTTTGCTGTATGAATTGTGTGCACTAAT GCCTCCATTTACAGCTTTCAACCAGAAAGAGCTAGCTGGAAAGATCAGAGAAGGCAAATTCAGGCGAATTCCATATCGTTACTCTGATGAATTGAATGACATTATTACAAGGATGTTAAATTTAAAG gatTACCATCGACCTTCTGTTGAAGAAATTCTTGAGAATCCTTTGATAGCAGACTTGGttgcagaagaggagaaaagaaatcctGAGAGAAGAGGGCGACGACTGGGAGAACCCGACAAGTTGCAGGAGTCCAGCCCTGTGCGGAGTGAGCTGAAACTGAAGGAAATACAGTTGCAGGAGCGGGAGCGAGCCCTCAAGGCGAGAGAAGAACGCCTGGAGC agaaggaacGTGAGCTTTGTGTTCGTGAGAGACTGGCTGAGGACAAACTGGCTAGAGCAGACAGTCTGTTGAAGAATTACAGCCTGCTGAAGGAGCACAAGTTCCTGTCGCTGGCGAGCAGACCAG aACTTTTTGATCTTCCATCCTCGGTGATTAAGAAGAAAGTTCATTTCAGTGGGGAAAGTAAAGAGAACATGGTGAGGAACGAGAATTCTGAGAGTCAGCTCGCCTCCAAATCCAAGTGCAGAGACCTGAAAAAGAGACTGCAAGCCGCCCAGCTGCGCGCGCAGGCGCTGTCGGACCTGGAGAGGCATTACCAGCTCAAGAGCCGGCAGGTGCTGGGCATGCGCTAG